The following coding sequences are from one Ancylobacter sp. TS-1 window:
- a CDS encoding PHB depolymerase family esterase, producing MHFAKPSVLIGALILSACALLAGTGDARAQARRAAPDTERTVASGGLNREYILHMPRGAAASPGPRPLVIALHGALQPAGMMQRYLDLDAVADREGFVVAYPKGLNLLWNDGRSSIAGFIPLLYKRDDGRFIVDLLDRLVAEGIADPSRVYLMGFSNGGFLTAYIACRYADRFQAYATLMMTVPVGYSDSCRPSRPIPILLMNGTYDPIVPMFGRPTPGARLMSANATAALFARLDGCAKPEISSAPHARITRWKRCAPGGEVAYYEVAGGHQPPSQSTGAVDALASVLLGPRSSGLDAPEEIWSFFKRYGGPSAAPVAPETVIAGRPAQPATAPVASTSAAPTPPARPALALASTTGAKPAPLSGPAPILRNPDSPATAWQGIVPTTPGAPVAAQAAVPALHRPLVAGAPMPLQSDFVRAGTAPAAAASARTTVAMVPLPPPSPLRRRAASVQ from the coding sequence ATGCATTTCGCGAAACCCAGTGTCCTGATCGGCGCATTGATCCTGTCCGCCTGCGCCCTGCTCGCGGGGACCGGCGACGCTCGTGCGCAGGCGCGCCGCGCCGCGCCCGACACCGAGCGCACCGTCGCCTCGGGCGGCCTCAACCGCGAATACATCCTCCACATGCCCCGGGGCGCCGCTGCCTCGCCCGGCCCGCGCCCGCTGGTGATCGCCCTGCACGGCGCGCTGCAGCCGGCCGGCATGATGCAGCGCTATCTCGACCTCGACGCGGTCGCCGACCGCGAAGGCTTCGTCGTCGCCTATCCCAAGGGCCTGAACCTGCTGTGGAACGACGGGCGCAGCTCGATCGCCGGCTTCATCCCGCTGCTCTACAAGCGCGACGATGGCCGCTTCATCGTCGACCTGCTGGACAGGCTCGTCGCCGAGGGGATAGCCGATCCCTCGCGCGTCTATCTGATGGGCTTCTCCAATGGCGGCTTCCTGACCGCCTACATCGCCTGCCGCTACGCCGACCGTTTCCAGGCCTATGCGACGCTGATGATGACGGTGCCGGTCGGCTATTCTGACAGCTGCCGTCCCTCGCGGCCGATACCGATCCTGCTGATGAACGGCACGTACGATCCCATCGTGCCGATGTTCGGCCGCCCCACCCCCGGCGCCCGGCTGATGTCGGCCAACGCCACCGCCGCGCTGTTCGCCCGCCTCGACGGCTGCGCCAAGCCCGAGATTTCGAGCGCCCCGCACGCGCGCATCACCCGCTGGAAGCGCTGCGCGCCGGGCGGCGAGGTCGCCTATTACGAGGTCGCCGGCGGCCATCAGCCGCCCTCGCAGTCGACCGGAGCGGTCGACGCGCTGGCCTCCGTGCTGCTCGGGCCCCGCAGCAGCGGGCTCGACGCGCCCGAGGAGATATGGAGCTTCTTCAAGCGCTATGGCGGCCCCTCGGCCGCGCCGGTGGCGCCCGAGACCGTCATCGCCGGCCGACCCGCCCAGCCTGCCACCGCCCCGGTTGCCTCCACCTCGGCCGCCCCCACCCCGCCGGCGCGCCCCGCGCTCGCCCTCGCCTCGACGACCGGGGCGAAGCCGGCCCCGCTCTCCGGCCCCGCGCCGATCCTGCGCAACCCGGATTCTCCGGCCACCGCCTGGCAGGGCATCGTCCCGACGACGCCGGGCGCGCCGGTGGCGGCGCAGGCCGCCGTTCCCGCGCTGCACCGCCCGCTCGTGGCCGGCGCGCCGATGCCGCTCCAGTCCGACTTCGTCCGTGCCGGAACCGCGCCGGCGGCCGCGGCGAGCGCCCGCACCACCGTCGCCATGGTGCCGCTGCCGCCGCCCTCCCCGCTGCGGCGGCGCGCCGCAAGCGTGCAGTAA
- a CDS encoding M23 family metallopeptidase, with amino-acid sequence MLETRRGPASVRRSQAAGFDLGDEPPLGVDGDAEEPINRRRVSLRWLMATLLTGICGAALMGGAVYAALDGEYRFAQTPETVRSALRGALAAGERPSNVARKGDRMSILSESFSAKQTLRLATTSKDGDREIIKVRAVTKVATNLAQGITSASVDVPRFNPAKLVAESSNTNDAETAQAEPTGDLTIALRDIGSLPPSTRFAAELPMEDVLMKVRETAEFSLPAESRAPALPGIATAGVGPLAYAPAGAADPVKALHQPENVSSVDKSAEDASGGNDWSERTVVAKSGDTIASILVDMGVAEVSADAASSAFNARELQGNLTPGLRLKVLLDASGNGVVPLRVAVFGDNGHQGTVALSDLGKFLPVQEPADIQVADVAPDEGDDEGGGRGITLYDSIWETALRHEVPRPVIESMIRVYSFDVDFQRRVRAGDSLEVVYEPDEAGGAGGVLFAGLSVGGEERRYYRYQTQDDGLIDFYDEAGKSAKKFLVRKPISAGQLRSGFGMRRHPILGYSRLHSGVDWADRTGTPIYAAGNGVITKAAWTSGYGRRIEIQHANGYVTTYSHQSGFAKGIREGLRVRQGQLIGYIGSTGLSTGAHLHYEVLVNGRFVDPMRIRLPRGRALDGRVLAAFEQERTRIDSLLNHGPAAKVASGAGARDDGTN; translated from the coding sequence TTGTTGGAGACCAGACGCGGACCGGCCAGCGTAAGGCGCTCCCAGGCGGCGGGTTTCGACCTCGGCGACGAGCCACCGCTCGGCGTCGACGGCGACGCCGAGGAGCCGATCAACCGCCGCCGGGTCTCCCTGCGCTGGCTCATGGCCACGCTGCTCACCGGCATCTGCGGCGCCGCGCTGATGGGCGGGGCGGTCTATGCCGCGCTCGATGGCGAATATCGCTTCGCACAGACCCCGGAGACGGTGCGCTCGGCCCTGCGCGGCGCGCTCGCCGCCGGCGAGCGCCCCTCCAACGTTGCCCGCAAGGGCGACCGCATGTCGATCCTGTCGGAAAGCTTCAGCGCCAAGCAGACGCTGCGCCTGGCCACCACCTCCAAGGACGGCGACCGCGAGATCATCAAGGTGCGCGCCGTCACCAAGGTCGCCACCAATCTCGCCCAGGGGATCACCTCCGCCTCGGTCGACGTGCCGCGCTTCAATCCGGCCAAGCTGGTCGCCGAATCCAGCAACACCAACGACGCGGAAACCGCTCAGGCCGAGCCGACGGGCGACCTCACCATCGCCCTGCGCGACATTGGCAGCCTGCCGCCGAGCACACGCTTCGCCGCCGAGCTTCCGATGGAAGACGTGCTGATGAAGGTGCGCGAGACCGCCGAATTCAGCCTGCCGGCCGAAAGCCGCGCGCCCGCCTTGCCCGGCATCGCGACCGCCGGCGTCGGGCCGCTCGCCTATGCGCCCGCCGGCGCCGCCGACCCGGTGAAGGCGCTGCACCAGCCGGAGAATGTCAGCTCGGTCGACAAATCGGCCGAGGATGCCTCCGGCGGCAATGACTGGTCGGAGCGCACCGTCGTCGCCAAGTCGGGCGACACCATCGCCTCGATCCTCGTCGACATGGGCGTCGCCGAGGTCTCGGCCGATGCCGCCTCCTCCGCCTTCAACGCCCGCGAATTGCAGGGCAACCTCACCCCCGGCCTGCGGCTAAAGGTGCTGCTCGACGCCTCGGGCAATGGCGTGGTGCCGCTGCGCGTCGCCGTATTCGGCGACAATGGCCATCAGGGCACGGTGGCGCTCTCCGATCTCGGCAAGTTCCTCCCCGTGCAGGAGCCGGCCGACATCCAGGTCGCCGACGTGGCCCCGGACGAGGGCGACGACGAGGGCGGCGGACGCGGCATCACGCTCTATGACAGCATCTGGGAGACCGCGCTGCGCCACGAGGTGCCGCGCCCGGTCATCGAGAGCATGATCCGGGTCTATTCCTTCGACGTCGATTTCCAGCGCCGGGTGCGGGCGGGCGATTCGCTCGAAGTGGTCTATGAGCCGGACGAGGCGGGCGGCGCCGGCGGCGTGCTGTTCGCCGGGCTCTCGGTCGGCGGCGAGGAGCGGCGCTACTACCGCTACCAGACCCAGGACGACGGGCTGATCGACTTCTACGACGAGGCCGGCAAGAGCGCGAAGAAGTTCCTCGTCCGCAAGCCGATCTCGGCCGGCCAGCTGCGCTCGGGCTTCGGCATGCGCCGCCATCCCATTCTCGGCTACAGCCGCCTGCATTCCGGCGTCGACTGGGCCGACCGCACCGGCACACCGATCTATGCCGCCGGCAACGGCGTCATCACCAAGGCGGCGTGGACGTCCGGCTATGGCCGCCGCATCGAGATCCAGCACGCCAACGGCTATGTGACGACCTATTCGCACCAGTCCGGCTTCGCCAAGGGCATACGCGAGGGGCTGCGGGTGCGGCAGGGACAGCTCATCGGCTATATCGGCTCGACCGGCCTCTCCACCGGCGCCCACCTGCACTATGAGGTGCTGGTGAACGGGCGCTTCGTCGATCCGATGCGCATCCGCCTGCCGCGCGGGCGGGCGCTCGACGGGCGCGTCCTCGCCGCCTTCGAGCAGGAGCGCACGCGCATCGATTCGCTGCTGAACCACGGCCCCGCCGCCAAGGTCGCCTCCGGCGCCGGGGCGCGCGACGACGGCACCAACTGA
- the sdhC gene encoding succinate dehydrogenase, cytochrome b556 subunit, with product MAGAAERPLSPHLQIYRPMLTMMMSIVHRITGVALYFGTLLLVIWLIAVASSEQAFGLVNGLFGSWLGLLVLVGYSWALIHHTLGGVRHFVWDTGAGFGPEWREVLARATIGGSIGLTVLLWIVIWLVKG from the coding sequence ATGGCAGGAGCGGCCGAGCGGCCCCTTTCCCCACATCTGCAGATTTACCGGCCGATGCTGACGATGATGATGTCCATCGTCCATCGAATCACCGGCGTGGCGCTGTATTTCGGCACGCTTTTGCTGGTGATCTGGCTCATCGCCGTGGCAAGCTCGGAGCAGGCCTTCGGCCTGGTGAACGGGCTGTTCGGCAGCTGGCTCGGCCTCCTCGTGCTGGTCGGCTACAGCTGGGCGCTGATCCACCACACGCTGGGCGGCGTACGCCACTTCGTCTGGGACACCGGCGCCGGCTTCGGCCCCGAATGGCGCGAGGTTCTGGCCCGCGCCACCATCGGCGGGTCGATCGGCCTGACGGTGCTGCTGTGGATCGTCATCTGGCTGGTGAAGGGCTGA